The following proteins are co-located in the Malus sylvestris chromosome 13, drMalSylv7.2, whole genome shotgun sequence genome:
- the LOC126596143 gene encoding serine/threonine-protein phosphatase PP2A catalytic subunit has translation MPSHSDLDRQIEHLMECKTLPEAEVKTLCEQARAILVEEWNVQPVKCPVTVCGDIHGQFYDLIELFRIGGNAPDTNYLFMGDYVDRGYYSVETVTLLVALKVRYRDRITILRGNHESRQITQVYGFYDECLRKYGNANVWKFFTDLFDYLPLTALIESQVFCLHGGLSPSLDTLDNIRALDRIQEVPHEGPMCDLLWSDPDDRCGWGISPRGAGYTFGQDIAAQFNHTNGLSLISRAHQLVMEGYNWCQEKNVVTVFSAPNYCYRCGNMAAILEIGENMDQNFLQFDPAPRQIEPDNTRKTPDYFL, from the exons ATGCCGTCTCATTCGGATCTGGACCGTCAGATCGAGCATCTGATGGAGTGCAAGACGTTGCCGGAGGCGGAGGTGAAGACGCTGTGCGAGCAGGCGAGGGCGATCCTGGTGGAGGAGTGGAACGTGCAGCCGGTGAAGTGCCCCGTCACGGTGTGCGGAGATATACACGGCCAGTTCTACGACCTCATTGAGCTTTTTAGGATAGGAGGGAACGCTCCCGATACTAATTACCTTTTTATGGGTGATTATGTAG ATCGTGGGTACTATTCTGTGGAGACTGTCACGCTTCTGGTCGCTCTGAAAGTCCGTTATAGAGATAGAATTACAATCCTCAGAGGAAATCACGAAAGCCGGCAAATTACTCAAGT GTATGGTTTTTATGACGAATGCTTGAGAAAGTATGGGAATGCCAATGTCTGGAAGTTCTTTACCGATTTATTTGATTATCTTCCCCTGACAGCCCTCATTGAGAGTCAG GTCTTCTGTTTGCATGGGGGTCTTTCACCATCTTTGGACACATTGGACAATATCCGAGCTTTGGACCGTATACAGGAG GTTCCACATGAAGGACCAATGTGTGATCTCTTGTGGTCTGATCCAGATGACCGCTGTGGGTGGGGAATATCTCCGCGGGGTGCTGGCTATACATTCGGGCAGGATATAGCTGCTCAGTTTAACCATACCAATGGACTGAGTCTAATTTCAAGAGCTCATCAGCTTGTCATGGAAGGATACAATTGGTGCCAG GAGAAGAATGTGGTGACCGTTTTCAGCGCTCCAAACTATTGCTATCGGTGTGGGAACATGGCCGCAATTTTGGAAATTGGCGAGAACATGGACCAGAATTTTCTGCAGTTCGACCCAGCCCCTCGTCAAATTGAGCCGGACAACACACGCAAGACTCCCgattattttttgtaa